The nucleotide sequence CGGCGCCGGACGTCGTCGCTGACGTGCGTGTAGTCGTTCACGACGTTCGACACGGTGCGGGGCGACACCTTGGCCAGCCTGGCCACGTCCTTCACGGTGACCTGGCTCATCCACACCTCCCGCTCGGCTGCTCGTCCATGATCCCGGCTCAGGATAGCTTTTGCAACGTGGAAAATTGCGCTACATTCTTTGCCACGTTGCAAACGCGCTGGCTGTCCACACAAGGGAGTGTCATGAAGCGCAACCAGACCCGAGGGTGGACGCTGGCGGCAGCCGCCGGCCTGGCCACCGTTCTGCTGGCCGCCTGCGGGCCCGAGGTCAGCTCCGACGCCGAGTCCGGCGACGGCGGCACCGGCCCGGCCGAAGGCACGCTGGCCGCACCGGACACCGACGCGCCGGCCGGCGAGATCACCATCTGGGACCGCTCCGGCGACCTGTTCGAGGTCTTCGACGGCGTCATCGAGCGGTTCAACGAGCGCTACCCGGACGTCGTCGTGCACCACGAGGCCGTCGACATCGACACCAAGCTGCCGAACACGTTGATCGCCGGCGCCGACGTGCCCGACGGCGTGTTCCTCGACGACGCCAAGGTGGCCGGGCTGTCGGACCACTTCTACGATCTGTCCGCCGTGCTGGAGCCCTACCTCGACGACATCGCGGCGCAGAAGGTCGAGGTCAACACCGTCGGCGAGCACATCTACGGCGTGCCGTGGGACCTCAACCCCGGGCTGCTCTACTACCGGGCGGACATCCTCGCCGACGTCGGCATCGACCCCGCGTCGATCGAGACCTACGACGACCTGTTCGCCGCGGCCGAGCAGATCAAGGCGGCCCGGCCCGACGCGGCGCCGATCCACCTGGAGCAGGAGCCGTTCCTCAGCCAGCTCTGGCTGGAGATGTTCGCCAGCCAGCTGGGCACCAGCCTGGCCGACGCGGACGGCGAGCTGCGGCTGGACTCGCCCGAGTACCGGCAGATCCTGACCTGGCTGGACGAGGTGAACCAGGCCGGCCTCGGCACCCGCGCGGAGTACCTCGGCCCGGCCGACCTCGCGACGCTGGAGAGCGGGCAGCAGGTCTTCGTCCCGTGGGCGATCTGGTGGGACTTCGCACCGCAGCAGCTGCTGCCGCAGACCACCGGGCAGTGGCGGGCGATGCCACTGCCGGCGTGGACCGAGGGCGGCGCCCGCAGCGGCGCGATGGGCGGGTCCAGCTTCGTCATCCCGCGCGACGCGGAGAACCCGGAGCTGGCCTGGCTGTTCTACGAGTTCCTGGTGTTCGACCCGGAGGGCTTCCAGGCCGTCTACGGGCCCAACGCGATCTACCCGGACGGCCTCAACACGTCCGTGCCCAGCTACGCACCGGCCGCCGACCCGGCGACGCCGTTGTTCGGCCCGCTGGACGCGCTGGGCGGCCAGGACCTGTGGCCGGTCGCGATCGAGGCGGGTGCGCAGATCCCCGGCGGGACGCCGATCCCGCAGTGGTGGGCCGGCGCCGTCGAGTATCTCGGCGACAACCTGCAGCGGATGTTCGACGGCGAGCTGACGCCGGAGCAGGTCATCGCCGAGTCCACCGAGCAGATCCAGACCAACCTGGTGGACCGCGCGTCGTGACCGTGACCAGCACCGAGGTGCGCGGACGGACCCCGGCGGCGCCGGCCCGGCGACGTCGCCGGCGCCCGTCCGGGCGGCGGCTGGCGCCGTACGTCTTCGTGCTGCCGTTCGTCGCGCTGTTCCTCGCGTTCAGCGTGTACCCGCTGATCTACACGTTCCGGCTCAGCTTCACCGCGTGGAGCGGGTCCGGCCCGGCCCGCTGGGCCGGATGGGACAACTACACGTACCTGCTCGGCAGCGACGCGTTCTGGTCCTCGCTGGCCAACTCCGCGGTGCTGTGGCTGCTCATCGTGCCGGTACAGGTCGTGGTCGCGCTGCTCGCGGCGGTGCTGCTGAACAACGCGAAGCTGCGGATGCGCGGCTTCTACCGCACGGTCGCGCTGGTGCCGTTCGTGACGCCGCTGGTGGCGATGGCACAGATCTGGATCGTCGTGTTCGACGCCGACTACGGCGCGGTGAACCAGCTGCTCGGCGCCGTGGGGCTGCCGGAGATCGACTGGCTGACGTCGACGTTCTGGGCGAAGCCGACGCTCGCGCTGCTGTTCCTGTGGAAGACGACCGGGTTCGCGATCGTGATCCTGCTGTCCGGGCTGCAGTCGATCCCGGCGTCGGTGTACGAGGCGGCCGAGCTGGACGGCGCGTCGCGGACCCGGCAGCTGGTCAGCATCACGGTGCCGCTGGTCCGCCGGGTCGTGCTGTTCCTCGTCGTCATGCAGACGCTGGCGGTGTTCCAGATGTTCGCCGAGCCGTACGTCGTCACCGGCGGCGGCCCGTACGGGTCCACCACGACGGCCGGGCTCTACCTCTACGACCACCTCGGCCGGTCCGATCTCGGCACCGGCTCGGCGAACTCGTTCCTGCTGGTGGCGATCGTGATGCTGGTGTCGCTGCTGTTCGTCCGGCTGCTCCGGGAGCGTGACTGAGATGGCGGCGCCCATGCTGACGGGCCGGCGGGACCGGCCGGCGATCGGCTCGCACGTGTTCCTGATCGTGCTGACGGCGGCGTTCCTCGCGCCGGTCGTGTGGGCGGTGCTGTCGTCGCTGAAGCAGCCGGCGACGATCATCACCGACCCGCTCGGCTTCGATCCGGGCGCGTTCACGCTCGGCAACTACCGGGCGATGTTCGAGGACGTCCCGATCGCCTCGGGGTTCCTCAACACCGCGGTCGTCCTGGTGCTCAAGGGCGGGCTGACGCTGTTCTTCGCACCGCTGGCCGGGTTCGCGTTCGCCAAGTACCGGTTCGCCGGGCAGAACGCGATCTTCGGCGCCGTCCTGCTCACGCTGATGCTGCCGACCATCGTCCTGGTCGTGCCGCTGCTGCTGCAGATGCGCGAGCTGGGCTGGATCAACACCTACCAGGCGCTGGTGCTACCCGGCGCCGTCGACGCGTTCGCGATCTTCTGGATGCGGCAGGTCATCGCCGCGGTCCCGGACGAGCTGCTGGACGCGGCCCGGGTCGACGGGTGCGGCGAGTTCCGCATCTTCGTCTCGATCGTGCTGCCGGTGATCCGGCCCGGGCTGGCCGGGCTGGCCGTCCTGACCGTGATGAACATCTACAACGACTTCGTCTGGCCGGTCGTGGTGACGTCGCAGGAGTCGATGCAGACGCTCCAGGTCGTGCTGGCCACGCTCGCGCAGAACATCACTGGCAACCGCATCGGCGCCGACTTCGCCACGGTCTGGGGCGAGTTGCTGGCCGCCAGCTCGATCGCCCTCGTCCCGCTGCTCGTGGTGTTCGTGCTGCTGCAGCGCCACTTCATCAACGGCATCCTCGCCGGCTCGGTCAAAGGCTGACCGCGCCCCGTCCACCCGACGAAAGGCTCCATCCGTGACCCACCAGCACGAGTACCCCCGCCCGGACCGCGACCGCTCCGCCGCCTGGCTCCCGCTCGACGGACGGTGGGAGTTCCGGCCCGACGAGGAGGCCGGCCTCACGGGCCCGGGCGAGCTGCCGGCCGGGCCGTGGCCGGAGTCGATCGTGGTGCCGTTCGCGTGGGAGACGCCTGCGTCGGGCGTGCGGCGGACCTGGCTGGAGACGGCGTGGTACCGGACGACGGTTGCCGTGCCGGCCTCCTGGGCGGGCGAGCACGCGTTCCTGTGCTTCGGCGCGGTCCACCACGCGGCGACGGTCTGGGTGAACGGCGAGCCGCTCGGCCGGCACACCGGCGGCTACACGCCGTTCGAGTTCGACCTCGGCGCCGTCGCCGGACCGGGGGAGCAAGCCGAGATCGTCGTGCGCGTCCACGCCCCGGCGGACAAGCGGGAGATCGCGCACGGCAAGCAGCGCTCGATCCCGCGCGACGACTACGACGGCGTCAGCTTCACGCCCACCTCCGGCATCTGGCAGCCGGTGTGGCTGGAGCGCCGGCCGGCCACCTACGTCGATGCGGTCGAGCTGCGCGGCGACTCGCTCACCGGCATCGACGCGACGGTGACGGCGGCCGGCCCGCTGGCCGCGGGCGCGGTCGTCACGCTGCACACCGAGGGCGTCGCCGTGCGGCTGACCTGCGACGAGACCGGCGTGGCGCGCGGGCGGCTGCCGCTGGAGCAGCCGCGGCCGTGGTCGCCCGCGGACCCGCACCTGTACCGCGTCGACGTCACGCTGCGCAGCGCCGACGGCGCTGACTCACTCGCCGCGCACACCGGGCTGCGACGCATCGAGGCGGACGCCGAGCGGCTGCGGCTCAACGGCGAGCCGCTCTACGTCCGCGGCGTGCTCGACCAGGGCTACTGGCCCGGCACCGGCCTCACCGCGCCGAGCCCCGAGGCGCTGCGCGAGGATCTCCGGCTGGCCGCCGCCGCCGGGTTCAACCTTGTCCGCAAGCACCTCAAGTTCGAGGACCCGCGCTGGCTGCACGAGGCCGACCGCACGGGGATGCTGGTCTGGGCCGAGCCGGCCGGCACCAGCCGGTTCACCGACGCCGGGCGCGCGGCGTTCGAGGACCAGCTGGCGGCGATGGTCCGCCGCGACGGCAACCACCCGTCGATCGTCGTGTGGGGCCTGTACAACGAGGAGTGGGGGCTGGACTGGGACGTCCCCGGCGATGAGCGCAAGCGCGACGCCGTCCGGCACGCGTACGACCTGCTCGCCGCGCTCGACCGGTCCCGCCCGATCGTCGACAACTCCGGCTGGACGCACGTGCGCACCGACCTCGTCGACTGGCACCACTACGAGGAGGACCCGGGGACGTGGGCGCGGACCGTCGCCGCGCTGGCCTCCGGCGAGCGCGCCGCGTTCCCGGTGCGGCTCGGCCCGGACCACGTCGAGGACAAGGCGATCTACGCCGACGACACCGTGCCGCGGACCGGGGTGCCGTTCCTCAACAGCGAGTACGGCGGCGGCTTCACCAGCCTGGAGCGCGGCTGGCAGCTGCGCTGGCAGACCCAGGAGC is from Jiangella alkaliphila and encodes:
- a CDS encoding ABC transporter substrate-binding protein, whose amino-acid sequence is MKRNQTRGWTLAAAAGLATVLLAACGPEVSSDAESGDGGTGPAEGTLAAPDTDAPAGEITIWDRSGDLFEVFDGVIERFNERYPDVVVHHEAVDIDTKLPNTLIAGADVPDGVFLDDAKVAGLSDHFYDLSAVLEPYLDDIAAQKVEVNTVGEHIYGVPWDLNPGLLYYRADILADVGIDPASIETYDDLFAAAEQIKAARPDAAPIHLEQEPFLSQLWLEMFASQLGTSLADADGELRLDSPEYRQILTWLDEVNQAGLGTRAEYLGPADLATLESGQQVFVPWAIWWDFAPQQLLPQTTGQWRAMPLPAWTEGGARSGAMGGSSFVIPRDAENPELAWLFYEFLVFDPEGFQAVYGPNAIYPDGLNTSVPSYAPAADPATPLFGPLDALGGQDLWPVAIEAGAQIPGGTPIPQWWAGAVEYLGDNLQRMFDGELTPEQVIAESTEQIQTNLVDRAS
- a CDS encoding glycoside hydrolase family 2 protein; this translates as MTHQHEYPRPDRDRSAAWLPLDGRWEFRPDEEAGLTGPGELPAGPWPESIVVPFAWETPASGVRRTWLETAWYRTTVAVPASWAGEHAFLCFGAVHHAATVWVNGEPLGRHTGGYTPFEFDLGAVAGPGEQAEIVVRVHAPADKREIAHGKQRSIPRDDYDGVSFTPTSGIWQPVWLERRPATYVDAVELRGDSLTGIDATVTAAGPLAAGAVVTLHTEGVAVRLTCDETGVARGRLPLEQPRPWSPADPHLYRVDVTLRSADGADSLAAHTGLRRIEADAERLRLNGEPLYVRGVLDQGYWPGTGLTAPSPEALREDLRLAAAAGFNLVRKHLKFEDPRWLHEADRTGMLVWAEPAGTSRFTDAGRAAFEDQLAAMVRRDGNHPSIVVWGLYNEEWGLDWDVPGDERKRDAVRHAYDLLAALDRSRPIVDNSGWTHVRTDLVDWHHYEEDPGTWARTVAALASGERAAFPVRLGPDHVEDKAIYADDTVPRTGVPFLNSEYGGGFTSLERGWQLRWQTQELRRHDRIAGYVYTELADVEHESAGLLNADRSAKDLGGFDPAIVNAPTTLVFDVVPLAAGTDLAPGDAEFEVAVRVSHHGPGQLRTAVRAVWGPAGAPRPGRDTKPDLESAPLTAEPFALSQPVVLRTALPDGRRTGRLWCWTGDDPADADAAGFLDVGYVEAAR
- a CDS encoding carbohydrate ABC transporter permease, whose translation is MTVTSTEVRGRTPAAPARRRRRRPSGRRLAPYVFVLPFVALFLAFSVYPLIYTFRLSFTAWSGSGPARWAGWDNYTYLLGSDAFWSSLANSAVLWLLIVPVQVVVALLAAVLLNNAKLRMRGFYRTVALVPFVTPLVAMAQIWIVVFDADYGAVNQLLGAVGLPEIDWLTSTFWAKPTLALLFLWKTTGFAIVILLSGLQSIPASVYEAAELDGASRTRQLVSITVPLVRRVVLFLVVMQTLAVFQMFAEPYVVTGGGPYGSTTTAGLYLYDHLGRSDLGTGSANSFLLVAIVMLVSLLFVRLLRERD
- a CDS encoding carbohydrate ABC transporter permease, producing the protein MAAPMLTGRRDRPAIGSHVFLIVLTAAFLAPVVWAVLSSLKQPATIITDPLGFDPGAFTLGNYRAMFEDVPIASGFLNTAVVLVLKGGLTLFFAPLAGFAFAKYRFAGQNAIFGAVLLTLMLPTIVLVVPLLLQMRELGWINTYQALVLPGAVDAFAIFWMRQVIAAVPDELLDAARVDGCGEFRIFVSIVLPVIRPGLAGLAVLTVMNIYNDFVWPVVVTSQESMQTLQVVLATLAQNITGNRIGADFATVWGELLAASSIALVPLLVVFVLLQRHFINGILAGSVKG